In a single window of the Chionomys nivalis chromosome 11, mChiNiv1.1, whole genome shotgun sequence genome:
- the Selenon gene encoding selenoprotein N gives MGRARPAARRSHSPDPATQPAPPRSRARTLALLGALVAAVAAAAAARACALLADAQAAARQESALKVLGTDGLFLFSSLDTDQDMCISPEEFKPIAEKLTGSVPVASYEEEELHHDPSEETLTIEARFQPLLTETMTKSKDGFLGVSRLALSGLRNWTTAASPTAVFAARHFRPFLPPPGQELGQPWWIIPGELSVFTGYLSNNRFYPPPPKDKEVIIHRLLSMFHPRPFVKTRFAPQGTVACLTAISDSYYTVMFRIHAEFQLSEPPDFPFWFSPGQFTGHIILSKDATHIRDFRLFVPNHRSLNVDMEWLYGASETSNMEVDIGYIPQMELEATGPSVPSVILDEDGKMVDSHLPSGEPLQFVFEEIKWHQELSWEEAARRLEVAMYPFKKVNYLPFTEAFDRAKAENKLVHSILLWGALDDQSCUGSGRTLRETVLESPPILTLLNESFISTWSLVKELEDLQVQQENALHRQLAGLHLEKYSFPVEMMICLPNGTVVHHINANYFLDITSMKPEDMENNVFSFSTFEDPSTATYMQFLREGLRRGLPLLQP, from the exons ATGGGCCGGGCCCGCCCCGCGGCGCGCCGCTCGCACAGCCCAGACCCCGCCACGCAGCCCGCGCCTCCCCGAAGCCGTGCCCGCACCCTGGCGCTGCTCGGAGCCCTGGTGGCCGCTgtggccgccgccgccgctgcccgGGCCTGTGCGCTACTAGCCGACGCCCAGGCGGCCGCGCGGCAG GAATCGGCACTGAAGGTTCTGGGGACAGAtggcctctttctcttttcctcgcTGGACACGGACCAGGATATGTGCATCAGCCCAGAGGAGTTCAAACCTATTGCAGAGAAACTGACAG GGTCAGTTCCTGTGGCCAGCTATGAGGAGGAGGAGCTGCACCATGATCCCAGCGAGGAGACTCTCACCATAGAAGCCCGATTCCAGCCTCTGCTCACAGAGACCATGACGAAGAGCAAAGATGGCTTCCTAGGG GTCTCCCGCCTCGCTCTGTCTGGCCTCCGCAACTGGACGACTGCAGCCTCACCGACCGCAGTGTTTGCTGCCCGCCACTTCCGGCCCTTCCTTCCGCCTCCGGGTCAGGAGCTGGGCCAGCCCTGGTGGATTATCCCTGGCGAGCTGAGTGTCTTCACAGGCTATTTGTCCAACAACCGCTTCTATCCACCGCCGCCCAAGGACAAGGAG GTCATCATCCACCGGCTGTTGAGCATGTTTCACCCACGCCCCTTCGTGAAGACCCGCTTTGCCCCTCAGGGCACCGTGGCCTGCCTAACTGCCATCAGCGACTCCTACTACACGGTGATGTTCCG GATCCATGCCGAGTTCCAGCTCAGTGAGCCTCCTGATTTCCCCTTCTGGTTCTCGCCGGGCCAGTTCACCGGCCATATCATCCTGTCCAAAGATGCGACACACATCCGTGACTTCCGGCTGTTCGTGCCCAATCACAG GTCCCTGAATGTTGACATGGAATGGCTGTATGGGGCCAGTGAGACCAGCAACATGGAGGTGGACATCGGCTACATACCCCAG ATGGAGCTGGAGGCCACGGGCCCCTCGGTGCCCTCTGTGATCCTGGATGAGGATGGCAAGATGGTTGACAGCCACCTGCCCTCGGGAGAACCCCTCCAGTTCGTGTTCGAGGAAATCAAGTGGCACCAGGAGCTGAGCTGGGAGGAAGCTGCCCGGCGCCTAGAGGTGGCCATGTACCCTTTCAAGAAG GTCAACTACCTGCCATTCACGGAGGCCTTTGACAGGGCCAAGGCTGAGAACAAACTTGTGCATTCCATCTTGCTGTGGGGAGCCCTGGACGACCAGTCCTGCTGAG GTTCGGGGCGGACTCTCCGGGAGACTGTCCTGGAAAGCCCGCCCATCCTTACGCTCCTCAACGAGAGCTTCATCAGTACCTGGTCCCTGGTAAAGGAACTGGAAGACCTGCAG GTCCAGCAGGAGAACGCACTCCACAGGCAGCTGGCAGGCTTGCACCTGGAGAAGTACAGCTTCCCTGTGGAGATGATGATCTGCCTGCCCAACGGAACTGTG GTCCACCACATCAATGCCAACTACTTCCTGGACATCACCTCCATGAAGCCGGAAGACATGGAAAACAACGTCTTCAGCTTCTCGACCTTTGAGGACCCATCCACAGCCACCTACATGCAGTTCCTGAGGGAGGGACTCCGGCGTGGCCTGCCCCTGCTCCAGCCCTAG